Proteins from a genomic interval of Alphaproteobacteria bacterium:
- a CDS encoding ABC transporter ATP-binding protein produces MSNVEIVELSKRYGDTQALLPTSLKVEEGEFFSLLGPSGCGKTTTLRMVAGFVQPTSGAILIGGNDVTFMPPEKRGIGIVFQNYAIFPHMNVFDNIAFGLRLRRRPPAEIRKQVAAALEQVGLAGYERRFQRELSGGEQQRVALARVLITEPRILLLDEPLSALDKKLREEMKYWIKNLQRELRITTLYVTHDQGEALTMSDRIAVMNKGVVAQVGTPQQIYEHPSSRFVTEFIGESNILVATVQAPDGDGYRLGIGPHQVKAPRNGPLNAGAEVALVIRPERVLVGPEAEAASAADLNRLTARVLDHSYQGAFIRYRLDIDGQIIVAEAPNRSDRAVLPDQARVAVAWPAAGTALLPQ; encoded by the coding sequence TTGTCGAACGTCGAGATCGTCGAGCTGTCGAAGCGCTATGGCGACACCCAGGCGCTGCTGCCGACCAGTTTGAAGGTCGAGGAGGGCGAGTTCTTCTCGCTGCTCGGGCCGTCGGGTTGCGGCAAGACCACCACGCTGCGGATGGTGGCGGGTTTCGTGCAGCCGACCTCCGGCGCGATCCTGATCGGCGGCAACGACGTCACCTTCATGCCGCCGGAGAAGCGCGGCATCGGGATCGTGTTCCAGAACTACGCGATCTTCCCGCACATGAACGTGTTCGACAACATCGCCTTCGGCCTGCGGCTGCGCCGGCGTCCGCCCGCGGAGATCCGCAAGCAGGTGGCCGCGGCGCTGGAGCAGGTCGGGCTGGCCGGCTACGAGCGGCGCTTCCAGCGCGAACTCAGCGGCGGCGAGCAGCAGCGGGTGGCGCTGGCCCGCGTGCTGATCACCGAGCCGCGCATCCTGCTGCTCGACGAGCCGCTCAGCGCGCTCGACAAGAAGCTGCGCGAGGAGATGAAGTACTGGATCAAGAACCTGCAGCGCGAGCTGAGGATCACCACGCTCTACGTCACTCACGACCAGGGCGAGGCGCTGACCATGTCCGACCGCATCGCGGTGATGAACAAGGGCGTGGTCGCCCAGGTCGGCACGCCGCAGCAGATCTACGAGCACCCGTCGAGCCGCTTCGTCACCGAGTTCATCGGCGAGTCAAACATCCTTGTTGCCACGGTGCAGGCGCCGGACGGCGACGGCTATCGGCTGGGCATCGGCCCGCACCAGGTCAAGGCGCCGCGCAACGGACCGCTGAACGCCGGGGCCGAAGTCGCGCTGGTGATCCGGCCGGAGCGGGTGCTGGTCGGGCCGGAGGCGGAGGCGGCGAGCGCCGCCGACCTCAACCGGCTGACGGCGCGGGTGCTGGACCACAGCTATCAGGGCGCCTTCATCCGCTATCGTCTCGACATCGACGGCCAGATCATCGTCGCCGAGGCGCCGAACCGCAGCGACCGTGCGGTGCTGCCCGACCAGGCCCGGGTCGCGGTGGCCTGGCCCGCCGCCGGCACCGCGCTGCTGCCGCAGTGA
- a CDS encoding ABC transporter substrate-binding protein, producing the protein MAKRDETKAGGAAAAGDNGVSRRRVLAGAGAAAAGVHLFNINHAWSQDVSYDGGVFDAGGATLPIAEWGGFWEENIRELLINDFERDFNCKVEYDSTWPWFPKFVAGGPENPPYASTNWNLPEMFKTARAGDYFLSQEEIIANVPNAAGVWPFALNNGVGITWAFGRYCYSYRTDLADPAPAIFEDFWQDQYSDKRATYITSNTLFMAFFMTAAAIFGEDEHDMEAGLDAMRRAMPMKISDFTGNMSTLIERGEATIGVHVDGEVYMQQEAGVPVAPMMWEQRKPILTQTQTLSRYSDPMQKKLAMALLNRRLDPEFITKFDGVFYLRPTHSEAAVHENLAAHGVENTADAVDGLWIPDWNWWLENEDEIVETVNEIFAG; encoded by the coding sequence ATGGCGAAGCGAGACGAGACCAAAGCAGGCGGCGCGGCGGCGGCCGGGGACAACGGCGTTTCCCGGCGCCGCGTGCTGGCCGGTGCCGGCGCGGCGGCGGCCGGCGTCCACCTGTTCAACATCAACCACGCCTGGAGCCAGGACGTGTCCTACGACGGCGGCGTGTTCGACGCCGGCGGCGCCACGCTGCCGATCGCGGAATGGGGCGGCTTCTGGGAAGAGAACATCCGCGAGCTGCTGATCAACGACTTCGAGCGCGACTTCAACTGCAAGGTCGAATACGACAGCACCTGGCCCTGGTTCCCGAAGTTCGTCGCCGGCGGGCCGGAAAACCCGCCCTATGCGTCGACCAACTGGAACCTGCCGGAGATGTTCAAGACCGCGCGGGCCGGCGACTATTTCCTGTCGCAGGAGGAGATCATCGCCAACGTGCCCAACGCGGCCGGCGTGTGGCCGTTCGCGCTGAACAACGGCGTCGGCATCACCTGGGCGTTCGGGCGCTACTGCTATTCCTACCGCACCGACCTGGCCGACCCGGCGCCGGCGATCTTCGAGGACTTCTGGCAGGACCAGTACAGCGACAAGCGCGCCACCTACATCACGTCGAACACGCTGTTCATGGCGTTCTTCATGACGGCGGCCGCCATCTTCGGCGAGGACGAGCACGACATGGAGGCCGGCCTCGACGCGATGCGCCGGGCGATGCCGATGAAGATCTCAGACTTCACCGGCAACATGTCGACGCTGATCGAACGCGGCGAGGCGACCATCGGCGTGCATGTCGACGGCGAGGTCTACATGCAGCAGGAAGCCGGGGTGCCGGTGGCGCCGATGATGTGGGAGCAGCGCAAGCCGATCCTGACCCAGACCCAGACGCTGAGCCGCTATTCCGATCCGATGCAGAAGAAGCTGGCGATGGCTCTGCTCAACCGCCGGCTCGACCCGGAGTTCATCACCAAGTTCGACGGCGTGTTCTACCTGCGGCCGACCCACAGCGAGGCGGCGGTGCATGAGAACCTCGCCGCCCACGGGGTCGAGAACACCGCCGACGCGGTCGACGGGCTGTGGATCCCGGACTGGAACTGGTGGCTGGAGAACGAGGACGAGATCGTCGAGACGGTGAACGAGATCTTCGCCGGCTGA
- a CDS encoding ABC transporter substrate-binding protein translates to MAGKRGPSAPGGDGVAATRTGVSRRHVLAGAGAAAAGVHLFNINHAWSQDVSYDGGVFDAGGATLNIGEWGGFWEEFVRANLLDQFMADFNCQISYDSAWPWFPKYVAGGPQQPVYDITNWNLPEMFKTAGAGDFFLTPEEIAANCPNAQNVWPFATANGIGVTWGFGQYCYAWRTDLADPAPTDFKSFWQDQYADKRGTYITSNTLQMVFFMTASGVFGSGTDDIDAGYEAMEAAMPMKISDFTGNMQTLIERGEVAIGVQWEGEVWNQVDKGVAVDAMVWQEFKPILTQTKTISRYSEPMQKKLALALLHRTLSPEFIKAFGETFYMRPTHKEAVIPDNLASKGVVNSADAIEGLWIPDWAWYLENEDDIVETVNEIFAG, encoded by the coding sequence ATGGCCGGGAAACGGGGACCGAGCGCGCCGGGCGGCGACGGGGTGGCCGCGACGAGGACGGGCGTCTCCAGGCGCCATGTCCTCGCCGGCGCCGGTGCGGCCGCGGCGGGCGTGCACCTGTTCAACATCAACCACGCCTGGAGCCAGGACGTCAGCTATGACGGCGGCGTGTTCGACGCCGGCGGCGCCACGCTGAACATCGGCGAGTGGGGCGGCTTCTGGGAAGAGTTCGTCCGCGCCAACCTGCTCGACCAGTTCATGGCCGACTTCAACTGCCAGATCTCCTACGACAGCGCCTGGCCTTGGTTCCCGAAATACGTCGCCGGCGGGCCGCAGCAGCCGGTCTACGACATCACCAACTGGAACCTGCCGGAGATGTTCAAGACCGCCGGCGCCGGCGACTTCTTCCTGACGCCGGAGGAGATCGCGGCGAACTGCCCGAATGCGCAGAACGTGTGGCCGTTCGCCACCGCCAACGGCATCGGCGTCACCTGGGGCTTCGGCCAGTACTGCTATGCGTGGCGGACCGACCTGGCCGACCCGGCACCGACCGACTTCAAGTCGTTCTGGCAGGACCAGTATGCCGACAAGCGCGGCACCTACATCACCTCGAACACCCTGCAGATGGTGTTCTTCATGACCGCGTCGGGCGTGTTCGGCAGCGGCACCGACGACATCGACGCCGGCTACGAGGCGATGGAAGCGGCGATGCCGATGAAGATCTCCGACTTCACCGGCAACATGCAGACGCTGATCGAGCGCGGCGAGGTCGCCATCGGCGTGCAGTGGGAAGGCGAGGTCTGGAACCAGGTCGACAAGGGCGTCGCGGTCGACGCGATGGTCTGGCAGGAGTTCAAGCCGATCCTGACCCAGACCAAGACGATCAGCCGCTATTCCGAGCCGATGCAGAAGAAGCTGGCGCTGGCGCTGCTGCACCGCACGCTGAGCCCGGAGTTCATCAAGGCGTTCGGCGAGACCTTCTACATGCGCCCGACCCACAAGGAGGCGGTGATCCCGGACAACCTGGCCAGCAAGGGCGTGGTCAACTCGGCCGACGCCATCGAGGGCCTGTGGATCCCGGACTGGGCCTGGTATTTGGAGAACGAGGACGACATCGTCGAGACCGTGAACGAGATTTTCGCCGGCTGA
- a CDS encoding ABC transporter permease translates to MAGAAVSGERPAHRVRPGRRWAEADVALPFRIGAWIAFVVLLLPVVIVVLAGLNSGDYLEFPPQGLSLRWVIDFLTSDTWMSAYLFSLLLALVTMVISTILGTMAAIVLSRYRFPGRDLLRAYFLSPLILPGVVLGLALYVFYVTTDLGLARSLPGLVIGHVLVTCPYVIGTVSAALVAFDTSLEEAARSLGASPWTAFRKITLPNIGAGMSAGAIFAFIVSFGQFDVSLFLSTPNLEPLPIALYISLRYKFEPTAAAAGIFAILLVVVSMLITAKLVNMRNFGGIKFS, encoded by the coding sequence ATGGCCGGCGCGGCGGTATCCGGCGAACGGCCGGCGCACCGGGTCCGGCCGGGCCGCCGCTGGGCGGAGGCCGACGTCGCCCTGCCGTTCCGCATCGGCGCGTGGATCGCCTTCGTGGTGCTGCTGCTGCCGGTGGTGATCGTGGTGCTGGCCGGGCTGAACTCCGGCGACTACCTGGAATTCCCGCCGCAGGGGCTGTCGCTGCGCTGGGTGATCGACTTCCTGACCTCCGACACCTGGATGAGCGCCTATCTGTTCAGCCTGCTGCTGGCGCTGGTCACCATGGTCATCTCGACCATCCTCGGCACGATGGCGGCGATCGTCCTGTCGCGCTACCGCTTTCCCGGCCGCGACCTGCTGCGGGCGTATTTCCTGTCGCCGCTGATCCTGCCGGGCGTCGTGCTCGGCCTGGCGCTGTACGTGTTCTACGTCACCACCGACCTCGGGCTGGCGCGCAGCCTGCCTGGGCTGGTGATCGGCCATGTGCTGGTGACCTGCCCCTATGTGATCGGCACGGTGTCGGCGGCGCTGGTCGCCTTCGACACGTCGCTGGAGGAAGCGGCGCGCAGCCTGGGCGCGAGCCCGTGGACCGCATTCCGCAAGATCACGCTGCCGAATATCGGCGCCGGCATGTCGGCGGGCGCGATCTTCGCCTTCATCGTGTCGTTCGGCCAGTTCGACGTCTCGCTGTTCCTCAGCACGCCGAACCTGGAGCCGCTGCCGATCGCGCTGTACATCTCGCTTCGCTACAAGTTCGAGCCGACTGCGGCGGCGGCCGGCATCTTCGCGATCCTGCTGGTGGTGGTGTCGATGCTGATCACCGCCAAGCTGGTCAACATGCGCAACTTCGGGGGAATCAAGTTCAGCTGA
- a CDS encoding ABC transporter permease, with protein sequence MTATAADAVALDGFGRNLRSFLTSSKVFWLILPAFAFFLIFFILPVVSLFLISIDEPMAGVVEPQWQFTFENFARFFTRSTYYWAALRSIGMASLVAVITLILGYPLAYMIAKTAHPARNTFYMILVLCAMQLDMVIRLYGLMVLMGDNGLINGPLLRAGWIKEPLPLMYNFTGVVVGLVQFTLPFMVLSLIGIIRGIHPSLEEAARSLGATRRTAFWRIVFPLSMPGVLAGSLLVFAISISSYVVPALMGGWKVVVMPIHIYQQIAELGKWQFGAAIAVVLFATSVLAVVVYQRYAARTAGGRT encoded by the coding sequence GTGACGGCGACCGCGGCCGATGCCGTTGCGCTCGACGGATTCGGGCGCAACCTCCGCTCGTTCCTGACCAGCAGCAAGGTGTTCTGGCTGATCCTGCCCGCCTTCGCCTTCTTTCTGATCTTCTTCATCCTGCCGGTGGTGTCGCTGTTCCTGATCAGCATCGACGAGCCGATGGCCGGCGTGGTCGAGCCGCAGTGGCAGTTCACCTTCGAGAACTTCGCGCGCTTCTTCACCCGCAGCACCTACTACTGGGCAGCGCTGCGCTCGATCGGCATGGCCAGCCTGGTCGCCGTGATCACGCTGATCCTCGGCTACCCGCTGGCCTACATGATCGCCAAGACGGCCCATCCCGCGCGCAACACCTTCTACATGATCCTGGTGCTGTGCGCGATGCAGCTGGATATGGTGATCCGGCTGTACGGGCTGATGGTGCTGATGGGCGACAACGGGCTGATCAACGGGCCGCTGCTGCGCGCCGGCTGGATCAAGGAACCGCTGCCGCTGATGTACAACTTCACCGGCGTCGTGGTGGGCCTGGTGCAGTTCACCCTGCCGTTCATGGTGCTGTCGCTGATCGGCATCATCCGCGGCATCCATCCCTCGCTGGAGGAGGCCGCGCGCAGCCTCGGCGCCACCCGGCGCACGGCGTTCTGGCGGATCGTGTTCCCGCTGTCGATGCCGGGCGTGCTGGCCGGCTCGCTGCTGGTGTTCGCGATCTCGATCAGCTCCTACGTGGTGCCGGCGCTGATGGGCGGGTGGAAGGTGGTGGTGATGCCGATTCACATCTACCAGCAGATCGCCGAGCTGGGGAAATGGCAGTTCGGCGCGGCGATCGCGGTGGTGCTGTTCGCCACCAGCGTACTGGCGGTGGTGGTCTACCAGCGCTATGCCGCGCGCACGGCGGGAGGGCGGACCTGA
- a CDS encoding aspartate/glutamate racemase family protein gives MTKHIRVVTPITTHGFRKKSDFDGLAGPGTLISHVEIDRGPASIECEYDEMLAIPDTVAKIIEAERDGAQAVIIDCMGDPGLKAGRECVSIPVLGPCEAAMHLAAMLGHTFSVITVLKRLRVQFENQAKLYGCWDKYASTRAVDIPVLALEGDLGITKRTLTEQALLAVEQDGADAIIFGCTGMLGCAEAVRDGLLARGYDIPVIDPVPAAVRLASALIDMGISHSRVAYAPPPAKPVVGYDMPAMAAHKQAAE, from the coding sequence ATGACCAAGCACATCCGCGTCGTAACGCCGATCACCACCCACGGTTTCCGCAAGAAATCCGATTTCGACGGGCTGGCCGGTCCCGGCACGCTGATCAGCCATGTCGAGATCGACCGAGGCCCCGCCTCGATCGAGTGCGAGTATGACGAGATGCTCGCCATCCCGGACACGGTGGCGAAGATCATCGAGGCGGAGCGCGACGGCGCCCAGGCGGTGATCATCGACTGCATGGGCGACCCCGGCCTGAAGGCGGGCCGCGAGTGCGTGTCCATTCCGGTGCTCGGACCCTGCGAGGCGGCGATGCACCTGGCCGCGATGCTGGGCCACACCTTCAGCGTGATCACGGTGCTGAAGCGGCTGCGGGTGCAGTTCGAGAACCAGGCCAAGCTTTATGGCTGCTGGGACAAATACGCCTCGACCCGCGCGGTCGATATCCCGGTGCTGGCGCTGGAAGGGGACCTCGGCATCACCAAGCGCACGCTGACCGAGCAGGCGCTGCTGGCGGTGGAGCAGGATGGCGCCGACGCCATCATCTTCGGCTGCACCGGCATGCTCGGCTGCGCCGAGGCGGTGCGCGACGGGCTGCTCGCCCGCGGCTACGACATTCCGGTGATCGACCCGGTGCCGGCGGCGGTGCGGCTGGCCTCGGCGCTGATCGACATGGGCATCAGCCACAGCCGCGTCGCCTATGCCCCGCCGCCGGCCAAGCCGGTGGTCGGCTACGACATGCCGGCGATGGCGGCGCATAAGCAGGCGGCGGAATAG
- a CDS encoding creatininase family protein — MLLQLSTWPEVEAYLARSTGIVVPVGSTEQHGPNGVIGTDAICAEAVARGVGERAGAMVAPTFNVGMAQHHLAFPGSITLRPSTMVAALCDWVNSLARNGFARFLFVNGHGGNIAPVTTAFSEVYAQSSLRGPGNGAAVACRLVNWWQGPRVAALSRELYGDKEGMHATPSEVAVTQYLHAEAIRDVPLEPEVAPAGSFFDAEDYRRRYPDGRIGSAPGLATPEAGGRLLAAAVDEIAAVYRAFLAAA, encoded by the coding sequence GTGCTGCTGCAACTGAGCACCTGGCCCGAGGTCGAGGCCTATCTCGCACGCTCGACCGGCATCGTGGTGCCGGTCGGCTCGACCGAGCAGCACGGCCCGAACGGCGTGATCGGCACCGACGCGATCTGCGCCGAGGCGGTCGCGCGCGGCGTGGGCGAGCGCGCCGGCGCGATGGTGGCGCCGACCTTCAACGTCGGCATGGCCCAGCACCACCTGGCGTTTCCAGGCTCGATCACGCTCAGGCCGTCGACCATGGTGGCGGCGCTGTGCGACTGGGTGAACTCGCTGGCCCGCAACGGCTTCGCCCGCTTCCTGTTCGTCAACGGCCACGGCGGCAACATCGCGCCGGTGACGACGGCCTTTTCCGAGGTCTATGCCCAGTCCAGCCTGCGCGGGCCCGGCAACGGCGCGGCGGTGGCCTGCCGCCTGGTCAACTGGTGGCAGGGTCCGCGGGTGGCCGCGCTGAGCCGCGAGCTCTACGGCGACAAGGAGGGCATGCACGCGACCCCGTCGGAAGTGGCGGTGACGCAATACCTGCATGCCGAGGCGATCCGCGACGTGCCGCTGGAGCCGGAGGTCGCGCCGGCCGGCAGCTTCTTCGACGCCGAGGACTATCGGCGTCGCTATCCCGACGGCCGCATCGGCTCGGCGCCCGGACTGGCCACGCCGGAGGCGGGCGGCCGGCTGCTGGCGGCCGCGGTCGACGAGATCGCCGCGGTCTACCGGGCATTCCTGGCTGCGGCGTGA
- a CDS encoding DUF917 domain-containing protein, whose amino-acid sequence MELTLDCLHDFARGAAFLGTGGGGDPYVGRLILQQQLAGGKTVTLIDPNDLDDDALVIPVANMGAPTVLVERFPSGPSAVAAVRKAEELLGEKAVAVMPIEAGGVNATLPCVVGSLMGLPVVDADGMGRAFPELQMTTFGIYGIPGSPVVIKDEHDNEVVVNAVDNETAEWLARVVCIRMGGKAEITLYPMRGRDAKAKSVHHTISLALEIGRAIGAARAAHADPFAALQTFFAQAAPPRHCRVLFDGKIVDLLRETTRGFAIGRLVLQALDGSDTRMEVVFQNEYLHARIGARTLAMAPDLICVLDRETAEPITADGLKYGQRVKVVGVSVPPVMRTPEALAVWGPRIFGLDMDYVPLEAMA is encoded by the coding sequence ATGGAACTGACGCTGGACTGCCTGCACGATTTCGCCCGCGGCGCCGCGTTCCTCGGCACCGGCGGCGGCGGCGATCCCTATGTCGGGCGGCTGATCCTGCAGCAGCAGCTGGCCGGCGGGAAGACGGTCACGCTGATCGATCCCAACGACCTCGACGACGACGCGCTGGTGATCCCGGTCGCCAACATGGGCGCGCCGACGGTGCTGGTGGAGCGCTTCCCCAGCGGCCCTTCCGCCGTCGCCGCGGTGCGCAAGGCGGAGGAGCTGCTCGGCGAGAAGGCGGTGGCGGTGATGCCGATCGAGGCCGGCGGGGTCAACGCCACCCTGCCGTGCGTGGTCGGCTCGCTGATGGGCCTGCCGGTGGTCGACGCCGACGGCATGGGCCGCGCCTTCCCGGAGCTGCAGATGACCACCTTCGGCATCTACGGCATTCCCGGCAGCCCCGTCGTGATCAAGGACGAGCACGACAACGAGGTGGTGGTGAACGCGGTCGACAACGAGACCGCGGAGTGGCTGGCGCGGGTGGTGTGCATCCGCATGGGCGGCAAGGCGGAGATCACGCTGTATCCGATGCGCGGGCGCGACGCCAAGGCCAAGTCGGTGCACCACACCATCTCGCTGGCGCTCGAGATCGGCCGGGCGATCGGCGCGGCCCGCGCCGCCCACGCCGACCCGTTCGCCGCGCTGCAAACGTTCTTCGCCCAGGCCGCGCCGCCGCGCCATTGCCGGGTGCTGTTCGACGGCAAGATCGTCGACCTGCTGCGCGAGACCACCCGCGGCTTCGCCATCGGCCGGCTGGTGCTGCAGGCGCTGGACGGCAGCGACACGCGGATGGAGGTGGTGTTCCAGAACGAGTATCTGCACGCCCGCATCGGCGCGCGCACGCTGGCGATGGCGCCGGACCTGATCTGCGTGCTGGACCGCGAGACCGCCGAGCCGATCACCGCCGACGGGCTGAAATACGGCCAGCGGGTCAAGGTGGTCGGCGTCAGCGTGCCGCCGGTGATGCGCACGCCCGAGGCGCTGGCGGTGTGGGGCCCCCGCATCTTCGGGCTCGACATGGACTATGTGCCGCTGGAGGCGATGGCCTGA